A single Candidatus Thalassolituus haligoni DNA region contains:
- a CDS encoding glycosyltransferase, whose product MADSNFSGFFDYIGNGSLRGWCVDLCNTNDPVELEVWLGDEKVGSMVCSLYRPDVCSALGIDVAAVSGFVFDIKTMVGKKFCSSLLVYKQKQDEFLGLNIRVAANQQILPVVCALEGVVTSYAALEAALDTRLDCDWLGLGEPLPAYLGAVDQYADGCLRGWVLALDGTPPILDLYLENKLLCSVIPHAARRDISNKFNTLMKTAFEFSFSQLACDHLPEVIDYLASIPDASFVFENLMSVRVRDSLFTLPCLISEGQVVKEVCVSTLKYQSGYLYIGENSGRVSVKMDVTLSGKPGEVLSLRDFWLGVRDLVAFDLMDLLDRSNLWDNDQPLSVLYRSFDGLCSVTASGSIIEVMEVLGFEWIESIAVARQKVYRKIISLCDAEAAISDIPEYYRSCYFPGLAKTDKLREQSDDVIFDLFFDSDYYLTQLSEMLPKTVSPLDHYKTVGAFKGLNPHSLFDTNFVRRQLRGDARDGAELFLEFIRNSGCRGHLTVDPHPLFSTVWYRDHYSLDSTVSPWVDYVMGGWMLGREPSVLFCGRMISEALSIPLCMDTELTPLHHYMIRQDDLQFAPHPVLSSAVKRAIYIAQHNSGDLTLYSDVVDIEYYLSQFDNDMKTPRNVLVDYLTTGEFQGFSPNVVFDCIWYRKTYGYFSVYVGALAHFLLVGEKKGLNPSPVFDSAYYRSRNLDVVLNAKSPIRHFVARHRVEGHRRPSRKFDSLWFQRNAPAGLGALRDVACNNLIEAVSPHPLIDVDERVLPRSVRELLYASDSSTQKLAPGVSVLGLDAKATLGEVHQYINAFEESIETWTEEDSHNLMLREDIRRMYESFDISKFEAIFDKAQQVVQLAGKAPLVSIIMPCRNRETVIGRAIESILQQSYNNFEIVIVDDGSTDGTASVCEAFNSDKIKVVRIPPTGVSSARNVGLSHASGEYIAYLDSDNTWEPGYLTCMVGSMLSTGAKLSHSGLRVFTPSGTIRYRGDVYNKDAMDRENYIDMNILVHHRDVLVAGFKFDESLKRCVDWDFIRRSALQFGGSFYVPVVGCNYLDDDGKLERITTNAFVGDYYRLASRQMIKNITGTTPDQSIPYSIIWSLNDDDARERFANLWSALYHLENGAHELIVIANGLSIEATGLMVALSKRLNRLRVIHLPRTFLDYPAYNLGASIAVGQQFLFWHGHVEYKSSTVDHLVGLGRQSSANITLPVVVDELKRVSGSLFTVAPEGGSLVDFMKGQKLPQESGVVVHGVGASDGPLLIQKNFFESLGGFDFEYSLNMAMAKLCLDAMLNDKQSLQLSFDHSLYASRSVFLHGSTRARQKEKTALTTSLRLPVNWKIEAARDSSCRAGQSQATVSADESGVAKSGVGIRILPQLSYGERGLNIRINCPAPDDETKLNWGDYHFGKSLSNSLIALGHRVELCLRNYWSDSTPGIDLVIHIRGIVDCCLSNNAANIIWIISHPEKVTLTEVKDADIVFSSSAGVSKLMYERFDIDSPVLLQATDRQKFFWSDKAESQRTERFLFVGNSRNQYRRVVMEAVKYRDDLDVYGDGWNAYIPLSYIKANYLDNDYLSGYYQSALAVLNDHWSTMARFGIISNRIFDVVASGGVVVSDRVEGISDIFGNHVKICDNELELKEIMATANDWVPSPEVRKAMSIDILKQHSFDARAEKIIKEFFKRNVL is encoded by the coding sequence GTGGCTGACAGTAACTTTTCCGGTTTTTTTGATTATATAGGAAATGGGTCTCTCAGGGGGTGGTGTGTTGACCTTTGTAATACGAATGACCCGGTAGAATTGGAAGTCTGGCTGGGTGATGAGAAAGTCGGTTCTATGGTCTGCTCCCTATATCGCCCTGATGTCTGTAGTGCATTAGGCATTGATGTTGCTGCTGTTTCAGGTTTTGTATTCGATATAAAGACTATGGTCGGTAAAAAATTCTGTTCCTCGTTGCTTGTCTATAAGCAAAAACAAGATGAGTTTCTGGGGCTTAATATTCGTGTTGCTGCGAACCAGCAGATACTACCGGTTGTTTGCGCTCTGGAGGGGGTGGTGACAAGTTACGCGGCTCTTGAGGCGGCTCTTGATACTCGCCTTGATTGTGATTGGCTAGGCTTGGGTGAACCTTTGCCTGCTTATCTTGGGGCTGTTGATCAGTATGCAGACGGTTGCTTGCGTGGATGGGTTCTGGCCCTAGACGGCACACCGCCTATACTGGACTTGTATCTGGAGAACAAGTTGCTTTGCAGTGTTATCCCTCATGCAGCCCGGAGGGATATTTCAAACAAATTTAATACGTTAATGAAAACGGCTTTTGAGTTTTCATTCTCTCAGTTGGCTTGTGATCACCTCCCTGAGGTAATTGATTACCTTGCCAGCATACCTGATGCGTCGTTTGTGTTTGAAAATCTGATGAGTGTTCGAGTACGCGATTCACTCTTTACTCTACCTTGTCTTATTTCTGAAGGTCAGGTCGTAAAAGAGGTATGTGTTAGTACACTGAAATATCAATCAGGCTATCTTTATATTGGAGAAAATTCCGGTCGGGTTTCAGTAAAAATGGATGTGACTCTGAGTGGTAAGCCTGGTGAGGTACTATCTCTTCGGGATTTTTGGTTGGGCGTTCGTGATCTGGTCGCTTTCGATTTGATGGATCTGCTTGATCGCTCGAATCTGTGGGATAATGACCAGCCGCTGTCGGTCTTATATCGTTCTTTTGATGGATTGTGTTCGGTAACAGCGTCAGGCTCGATTATAGAAGTGATGGAGGTCTTGGGGTTTGAGTGGATTGAGAGTATTGCCGTTGCTCGACAAAAAGTTTATCGAAAAATTATATCTCTTTGTGATGCTGAAGCAGCCATTTCCGATATTCCTGAGTATTATCGTAGTTGTTATTTCCCAGGATTAGCCAAAACAGACAAGTTGCGAGAGCAGTCGGATGATGTTATTTTTGATCTATTTTTTGATTCTGACTACTATTTAACTCAACTGTCTGAAATGCTTCCAAAGACGGTATCCCCCTTAGATCATTATAAAACGGTAGGTGCTTTTAAGGGACTGAATCCCCATTCTCTGTTTGACACGAATTTTGTTCGTCGCCAGCTTCGGGGTGACGCTCGGGATGGGGCGGAGTTGTTTCTGGAATTCATTCGTAATAGTGGATGTCGTGGGCATTTAACGGTTGATCCGCACCCGCTGTTTTCAACTGTGTGGTATCGAGATCATTACTCGTTGGATAGTACGGTATCTCCTTGGGTCGATTATGTGATGGGTGGTTGGATGTTAGGGCGTGAGCCTAGCGTATTGTTCTGTGGGCGAATGATCAGTGAAGCGTTATCTATTCCTCTGTGTATGGATACAGAATTGACTCCATTGCACCACTATATGATACGTCAAGATGATTTGCAGTTTGCTCCTCATCCTGTGCTTTCTAGCGCCGTTAAAAGGGCAATTTATATTGCGCAGCATAATTCAGGTGATTTGACTCTATATTCAGATGTTGTTGATATTGAGTACTATTTATCCCAGTTTGATAATGATATGAAAACTCCGAGAAATGTACTTGTTGATTACCTAACGACCGGTGAATTTCAGGGTTTTTCTCCTAATGTGGTTTTTGATTGTATCTGGTATCGAAAGACATACGGCTATTTTTCTGTTTATGTGGGGGCGCTTGCGCATTTCCTTCTTGTAGGTGAAAAGAAAGGCCTTAACCCATCACCAGTTTTTGATTCGGCTTATTATCGAAGCAGAAACCTGGACGTAGTGCTTAATGCCAAAAGCCCAATACGACATTTTGTGGCGCGTCATAGAGTTGAGGGGCACAGACGGCCGTCTAGAAAATTTGATTCGCTTTGGTTTCAGCGAAATGCCCCTGCAGGGCTTGGTGCTTTGAGGGATGTAGCTTGTAATAATCTGATTGAGGCTGTTTCACCTCACCCTTTGATTGATGTCGATGAACGAGTGTTGCCGAGATCAGTACGAGAGCTGCTCTATGCGAGTGATTCCTCTACGCAGAAACTTGCTCCGGGGGTTTCCGTCTTAGGTCTTGATGCTAAAGCTACGCTTGGTGAAGTGCATCAATATATCAATGCCTTTGAAGAGAGCATCGAAACCTGGACTGAGGAGGATAGCCACAATCTGATGCTTCGAGAAGACATTCGGAGAATGTACGAAAGCTTTGACATTTCTAAATTTGAAGCTATTTTTGATAAGGCTCAACAGGTTGTCCAGCTGGCAGGAAAGGCCCCGTTGGTCTCCATTATCATGCCGTGTCGCAATAGGGAAACGGTTATCGGACGGGCGATAGAATCCATCCTACAGCAGTCCTACAATAATTTTGAAATAGTCATTGTGGATGATGGTTCAACGGATGGCACGGCGTCTGTATGTGAGGCATTTAACTCAGATAAGATAAAAGTTGTCAGAATTCCTCCTACTGGCGTTTCTTCTGCTCGAAATGTCGGGCTATCTCATGCCAGTGGTGAATACATTGCTTATCTAGACAGTGATAACACTTGGGAGCCAGGTTATCTGACTTGCATGGTTGGGAGTATGCTTTCGACTGGTGCAAAACTTTCCCACTCGGGTCTACGTGTGTTTACTCCATCTGGCACGATTCGCTATCGTGGGGATGTTTACAATAAAGACGCGATGGATCGAGAAAACTATATCGATATGAACATCTTGGTTCACCATCGAGATGTGCTTGTGGCCGGATTCAAATTTGATGAAAGTCTCAAGCGCTGTGTTGACTGGGATTTCATCCGGCGGTCAGCGTTGCAGTTTGGTGGTTCTTTTTATGTTCCAGTAGTGGGGTGTAACTACCTGGATGATGATGGCAAACTTGAGCGAATTACAACGAATGCTTTTGTCGGTGACTACTATCGCCTAGCTTCTCGTCAGATGATTAAAAACATTACGGGTACGACGCCCGATCAATCGATACCGTATTCCATCATCTGGTCGTTGAACGATGATGACGCTCGGGAGCGGTTTGCCAATCTCTGGAGTGCTCTTTATCATCTAGAAAATGGTGCGCACGAGCTAATTGTTATTGCAAATGGACTGTCTATTGAGGCCACTGGATTAATGGTGGCGCTTAGTAAGCGTCTTAATCGTCTGCGGGTTATCCACTTGCCAAGAACCTTCCTAGATTACCCTGCATATAACCTTGGGGCATCCATTGCAGTTGGACAGCAGTTCCTGTTTTGGCATGGACATGTTGAATACAAGAGTTCTACGGTTGATCACTTGGTTGGGTTGGGTCGTCAATCATCTGCGAACATCACGCTCCCTGTTGTGGTTGATGAGCTGAAGCGTGTTTCAGGCTCGTTGTTCACTGTTGCGCCAGAGGGTGGAAGCCTTGTGGACTTTATGAAAGGGCAAAAACTGCCACAAGAGAGCGGTGTGGTTGTCCATGGTGTTGGTGCGTCCGACGGTCCTCTGCTGATTCAGAAAAACTTCTTTGAATCACTTGGCGGGTTTGATTTTGAATATTCTCTGAATATGGCGATGGCAAAGCTCTGTCTTGATGCCATGCTAAATGACAAGCAGTCACTTCAGCTCAGCTTTGATCATAGTTTGTACGCATCTCGTTCTGTTTTTTTGCATGGATCCACGAGAGCGCGTCAAAAGGAAAAAACAGCGCTGACTACATCGCTACGATTGCCGGTGAATTGGAAAATTGAAGCGGCGAGGGATTCTTCGTGTAGGGCCGGTCAATCTCAGGCTACTGTGTCTGCTGATGAGAGTGGGGTGGCTAAGTCCGGGGTTGGTATTCGTATATTACCGCAGTTGAGTTACGGAGAGCGAGGCTTGAATATCCGGATCAACTGCCCTGCGCCTGACGACGAGACCAAATTGAACTGGGGGGATTACCACTTTGGAAAATCTCTTTCCAATTCTCTGATTGCGTTGGGTCATAGAGTAGAGCTGTGTCTGCGCAATTACTGGTCAGACAGTACGCCCGGTATCGACCTAGTGATTCATATTCGCGGAATCGTAGATTGCTGTCTGTCTAATAATGCGGCTAATATTATTTGGATTATTAGCCATCCAGAGAAAGTAACTCTGACTGAAGTCAAAGATGCGGATATCGTCTTTTCATCCTCTGCTGGTGTATCAAAGTTGATGTATGAGCGTTTTGATATTGATAGTCCTGTGCTACTTCAGGCTACCGATAGACAAAAGTTCTTTTGGTCAGACAAGGCCGAGTCGCAAAGAACAGAGCGTTTTCTATTCGTGGGTAACTCTCGAAATCAATATCGCCGTGTTGTGATGGAGGCAGTCAAGTATAGAGATGACTTGGATGTTTATGGTGATGGCTGGAATGCTTATATTCCATTAAGCTATATTAAAGCCAATTATCTCGATAACGACTATCTTAGTGGTTATTATCAGTCTGCGCTTGCAGTACTCAACGATCATTGGAGTACCATGGCAAGATTTGGAATTATATCTAATCGTATATTTGATGTTGTTGCATCTGGTGGTGTTGTCGTCAGTGACCGGGTGGAAGGGATTTCTGATATTTTTGGCAATCACGTTAAAATTTGTGACAACGAGTTAGAACTGAAAGAGATAATGGCCACCGCCAATGATTGGGTTCCTTCTCCAGAGGTAAGAAAGGCCATGAGTATAGATATTCTGAAACAGCATTCTTTTGATGCTAGGGCTGAAAAAATTATTAAAGAATTTTTCAAGAGGAATGTTCTGTGA
- a CDS encoding glycosyltransferase family 2 protein yields the protein MKIAIVSIMKNEAEYILEWIAYHRYVLGVDDFFIADNVSDDGSSELLEALDQAGIINRIHHPRVSRDIGVQKPAYDKIIRDYSKDYDYFLFLDADEFLVNETGQGIKDWLKRAQNNDDFAGVALNWRIFGSSGRKLPGQGLVVERFSRCSKADEPRNAHIKSLVKCDCIDDMQIHQCAITSGSFYNENLARAVFSSGMLERSSKIVEQPSPFTVDINNQKFYVAHFVVKSYKEHFEKKSRKGSGAGSADREKGVAYFRDHDLNQRASFDLFKHSLTIRTGLAFLVKELAEKTHYYSYIQFALDKSADNFTGWVISDSMADVVLILRYAGEEKEYQLNVERPDLVRKEMTDVLLSGFKHPIPNDADVDGLTVKVKGTDCYIFSN from the coding sequence ATGAAAATTGCAATAGTTTCAATCATGAAGAATGAAGCAGAATATATTCTAGAATGGATTGCATATCATCGTTATGTTCTTGGTGTGGATGATTTTTTTATTGCGGATAATGTCAGCGATGATGGTAGTAGTGAATTACTTGAGGCGTTGGACCAAGCGGGTATTATAAATCGCATCCATCATCCTCGTGTTTCTCGAGACATAGGCGTTCAGAAACCAGCTTATGACAAAATTATAAGGGATTACTCAAAGGATTATGACTACTTTCTGTTTCTAGATGCAGACGAATTCTTGGTCAATGAAACTGGTCAGGGTATAAAAGACTGGCTAAAACGAGCACAAAATAATGACGACTTTGCCGGCGTTGCATTGAACTGGAGAATATTTGGATCATCCGGGCGGAAATTGCCGGGGCAAGGGCTTGTTGTCGAAAGATTTAGCCGCTGCTCCAAGGCTGATGAACCTAGAAATGCTCATATAAAATCACTTGTGAAGTGTGATTGTATCGATGATATGCAGATACATCAATGCGCTATTACGTCGGGATCTTTCTATAACGAAAACCTTGCGCGTGCGGTCTTTTCATCAGGGATGTTAGAGCGATCCTCTAAAATTGTTGAGCAACCTTCACCCTTTACGGTGGATATTAATAATCAGAAATTTTACGTCGCTCATTTTGTTGTGAAATCGTACAAAGAGCATTTTGAGAAGAAAAGTCGAAAGGGATCTGGTGCAGGCTCGGCAGATAGGGAGAAAGGTGTGGCGTACTTTAGAGATCATGATTTGAATCAACGCGCATCGTTTGATCTTTTTAAACACTCGTTGACGATTCGAACTGGTTTGGCTTTTCTGGTTAAAGAGCTAGCTGAAAAAACTCACTATTACTCATATATTCAGTTTGCTCTTGATAAGTCGGCTGACAATTTTACAGGCTGGGTTATTTCTGATTCAATGGCTGATGTGGTATTAATATTGCGCTACGCAGGTGAAGAGAAAGAGTATCAGTTGAATGTCGAACGCCCAGATCTTGTCAGGAAAGAAATGACAGATGTTTTATTGTCTGGATTTAAACACCCAATACCGAATGATGCTGATGTAGATGGTTTGACAGTTAAGGTGAAGGGTACTGATTGCTATATTTTTAGTAATTAA